The stretch of DNA AGGAACTTATGATGTCCCAAAGGAACAATTTGAGGAAGTTTTAGGAAGAAAAGTACCGGAAGAGCGTATCCTAAGACCCTTTACGCCCAATTCTACGCTAGGAGATATCAGAGTTCACTGGATTGGACGTATGATGAATAAGCAAGTAGAAAAGTCGACAATGAAAATATTCGCAGGGGACGAGGGTGATTCAAGTGACATTGTGAAGATGATACAGGAAATGGCAGTAGATATGCCACTGCGTCAGCTGGGTATGTTGTCACAAGGCACGTTATCAGTTAAACGGATAGAGGGACTCATAGATATAATGAATGGACATATTCTAAAGGGAATCCGTGGATTGATGAAAAAATAGGTGAAAAAGCGTCAAAACTTGACTTGAAAAGTGTGGAAAGTGGGATTTTTAGCATGCTTCATTATAACGGGCAATGAGGCAATGCAGGTTTGAGGGGTGAAAATAATTAAGTAATCAGAATAGTGATTAATGACGATAGATAGTGCAACTGCATTGGTAGTTGGGGTAGATTACCCTTTAAGGGTTTCGATGAGAAAAAGACTCCAAAACTGAGTGGTTAAAACTCAGGGCGACTTATTTTCTTCTTTTATAATATATAAAAGATGATCTAAAAAAAGGGTGTATAGTTATGGAAAGAAGGTACTCAAAAGAATTATTAGATAAGCTTGTTGAACGTGAAGAAACCATTATGCTGAAGGGTGTAGAGGTTCTAGTTAAAAACTTGCCAGACAGTGATGAAAAAGGTGCAATGGATCCACGTCTGTATAAAGATATGAAAAATCAGCTTTTTTTAATGAAATATATGCCGAAATTTTTAATGAAGATGGACATTTCACCAAAAGGAATTAAAAGGCTTCGGAAAATGTTTAATGGGATAAAAAGTAATCCTATCGTTCAAAAGAATATTGAAATAGAACATAGACATGTGACAGGAGAAGACGGGAATCAGATTCCGATAAGAATTTATACATCAGAAACAATGAGAAAAAATGCCCCGGTTTTATATTTCATCCATGGTGGAGGATTCTTTGGAGGTTCTCCTGATGTTGTAGAGGAGTTTGTTAAGTTAATAGTAGAGAATACAGATATCCTTGCAGTGTCAGTTGATTATAGGCTTGCGCCAGAGAATCCATACCCAGCAGGTCATAAAGATTGTTATTCTACTTTACAATGGATTTATAATAATGCAGAAAGTTTAGGTGGGGTTAGGGGTAATATTTTTGTTGCAGGGGATAGTGCAGGAGGTAATTTAACACAATATTGTACAACTAGGGATATGGAAGATGGATTAGGAATGGTAAAGGGACAACTGTTACTTTATCCGACAGTAAACATGGCTGGAATTGAAGATGAGTATTACAAATGGAGTATTGATGAATATGAGATGTCGCCTAAACATAGATCAGGTATTAAAACGATGTTAGACATGTTTGGCTCACTAGAATCATTAGGGAATATATTAGGGACTACAGAAATAGATAATGAATATTTAACGCCATATAAGAGAAATCCTAAGGGCTTACCGCCAACCTTTATTACAGTAGGTGAACATGATTATCTCAAGGTAGAAAGCCTAGCCTATGCAGTAAAGTTGGCTAAGGCAGGGGTAGAAACGAAAACGGTTTTATATAAAGGTCTTGGACATGCGTATGCTGATAATGTAGGAGTCTATCCTCAAAGTGAGGATTGTGCAATCGAAATGGGTAAATTTATTTTAGAAAATTCAAAGTAATAGGACAGGGATATTCGGCGGAAGAAATAAAGAATTGCTAATTAAATTTATTCTTTTAAAGTATCCATATTATTGAGAACTTTGTTATGAACTTCAATTTTTTTTTATTAACCCTAAATGCTAACATTTTGCTAACCCAATCCAGTGAACAATAGTAAATTCTCGTTAAAGACGTTACACCTCAGATTTCTCAAAATATTGATATACCGCAATTTTCGCACACATCGTTAAAGATATTACACACTCTTACCTTACGGGCGGCATGATGTAATAAAAACACCACCAAATCATATGAATTGAACTTAATCAGGTGTTAATTAAAAAAGTATCATCTCCGAAGAGACGTATTGTGGAGAAGAAAATGATGTAAAATTGATGTGAAAATTGGTGTGAACCATTATAGATAACAATAGATGATTTGATGGATGTTTACTAAAAACTTATAAAAAGCTATCATACAGTGTTTTGTATAAAGTTGTGATTAAATGACGATCATACTGGCAGTGTGAAGGTCATTAAAGAAAAGAAGAGATGGAAACAATATAAAATCACACTCATTTGAGTGTGATTTTTTTTGATATTAAAAATCGCAACCCATATCTTTATTAATAGAAAAAGCACCATCTCGTAAGAGATGATGCTTATTCGGGAACACCCTTGTTCCTAAAGGTTTCCTGCGTGTTTGGCCCCAATGATCCCAACTGGGCTCGAACCAGTGACCTCCACCCTGTAAAGGTGAGAGTCATCTAAGGCCAGAATCGTACCGTGTCTATTAAAACCAAAAGAAAAACAGAAAACACTTGAGTTGCTTTAAATTACTTACACATTCCTGTACATATGCCGCCATTTATATTAATAATTAGCCCCATTTAGCCCCAAACTAACCCCAATAACCTGCTTTATCTTGCTTTATATTGCATTTTAGAAAAAAGAAAAAAGCCCCAAAACCCTGTATTAACAAGGTCTTGAAGGCTTTTAATACTACTATTTGCAGAGTATCACGATTAACGAGAGTAGAACTCAACGATTAATGATTCGTTGATTTCAGCTGATAATTCGCTACGCTCTGGAAGACGAACAAATTGACCAACTTTTTTGTCTGCATCGAAAGATAAGTATTCTGGAACGAAGTTGTTTACTTCCATAGACTCATTAACGATATCAAGGTTTTGAGATTTTTCACGAAGTGAAATCTCTTGACCTGCTTTAAGACGGAATGAAGGAATATCAACGCGTTTTCCATCAACCATTACGTGGCCATGGTTAACTAATTGACGAGCTCCACGACGAGTGCGTGCAAGACCTAAACGGTAAACTACGTTATCAAGGCGAGTTTCAAGAAGAATCATGAAGTTTTCACCAGATTTACCAGGCATTTTAGCAGCTTTATCAAAAAGTGTACGGAATTGACGTTCGTTTACACCATACATGTGACGAAGCTTTTGCTTCTCTTGTAATTGTAAACCGTATTCCGAGATTTTTTTGCGTTGGTTAGGACCGTGTTGTCCTGGTGCGTAAGGGCGTTTTTCTAATTCTTTACCTGTGCCGCTTAGTGATAAACCAAGACGACGAGACAGTTTCCATGCTGGACCTGTATAACGAGCCATGAGAGACTCCTCCTTTAAGTGGTTTTATTTTGTTGTAAAATAAGACCAGATGTATCAATCAAACTGTCATTTTATTTTCATGTATCCTCGCCCTCGCAGCCAAGGGTTACACGATACCCCATCCAAAAAGTTTGGAGGAATAAAATGAAACGAATAAGACCATACAACTGCTGCTTTTATTTTACACATCCTCCATTGTATCGATTTCCTATACTTATGTCAAGACGTTACCTTGACAATTTAATGATTCGATTGGGTAGTTGACCTTTTCAAAAAAGATGGAATCGAGTAGGATAGGTATGAATGGGATGAAAGCGTTTACATAAAAGGGGTGCTTATTATGGAAAATAAAAAGATGAAAAAAGAAACGGCAGTCGTTCATAAAGGATTTGACACTTCAATTCATCACGACAGTTTGTCCGTACCTTTATATCAAACATCTACATTTGCTTTTTCAACGGCGGAACAAGGAGAAAAACGTTTTGCTGGTGAAGAAGTGGGCAATATCTATTCACGGTTAGGAAATCCAACTGTAAGAGTTTTGGAAGAGCGCATGGCTGAACTTGAGAATGGACAAAGCGCATTGGCATTTGGGTCCGGGATGGCCGCTGTCAGTGCAGTGTTGATTCATGTTACGAAAACAGAGGATCATATCCTTTGTTCGAGAGGGATATATGGTTGTACGTTTGGGTTACTTGAAATGATGAATGAAAAATACAATATTTCACATAGTTTCAGTTCGATGTCGAGTGAACAGGAAATTGAAGCGGCGATTCGTCCTGAAACGGTTTGTTTATATGTTGAGACACCAATCAATCCAACAATGGAAATTGTGGATTTGGAACTGGTTGGGAGAGTCGCTCGAAAACATGGATTGAAAGTAATTGTGGATAATACATTTTCATCGCCTTATTTACAAAATCCTATCGATTTCGGTGCGGACTATGTGTTGCATAGTGCAACCAAATACATCAATGGCCACGGGGATGTGATTGCAGGATTGTTGGTAGGAAAAGATGCAGAGGATATGATGAATCTTCGTATGACGGTCCAAAAAGACGTTGGTGGAATTATCTCACCGTTTGATGCTTGGCTGATCATCAGAGGATTAAAAACGCTTCATGTTCGAATGGATCGCCATTCAGACAATGCATCGAAACTGTTGTCATTCTTTAAATCTTCACCAATTGTGAATGAGATTTATTATCCGTTTGATCCAGACCACCCACAATACGAAATTGCTAAGAAGCAAATGAAAGCCGGTAGTGGGTTGATTTCATTTACAATTCACGGTGGGAAAGAAGTTGCTCAATATTTAATGAATTCTCTTAAGCTTATCAAGATTGCTGTAAGTTTGGGAGACGCGGAAACATTGATTCAGCACCCGGCAACCATGACTCACTCAGTCATTCCTGAAATGGAACGTGAAAAGATGGGAATCACTCATTCCTTACTACGTTTGTCTGTTGGACTTGAGCATTCAGATGATTTAATAGAAGATTTACAACAGGCATTTGCAAAAGTGGAGACCCACTTTACGCAATCGCTTCAAAAATGAATGCTCCGTTAAACTTGCTGTTGTATATCGTACCTTTGCGCTAGCCACATGTTCGCATGAGCCAACAGAAAGGGCGAGGTGATTTATCATTATCCCGTTCAGTTTACTGGTACAAAAGTTTAAATAACTCGGCAAATAGCTTCATATTAACATACAAATTAGCATTGCTTTTAGCAGTGCTTTTTTCTTGCTCAATTTTAATAATAAAAAGATTTATATCAAATATATGGTAATGTGTTAAATAGATAAATTGATTAAGTTGGTTCTTTTGTTATTCAACTTACGGGGCAGTTAATTGAATAACTTTAAAAAGTGAATGGAGGGTCACTATGAATAGAAATACCAAATTCGCACTATTTGTTTCATTAATAATTTTAATAGGATTTCCAGTTCTTTTTTCCTTCATATCATTGTTTACAGGGAATTGGAACTATCTTATGTGGAGCATTCCTCCTTCATTTACAGCAGGGTTTACTGGTTTGATAATAACTCTTCGACAATTAAAAAAGGAGGGAAAAAGTGTGTAACGTTGCACTTTTCAAAAAACGGTGAGTGGTTCTTATTGAACTAACGGGGAAGATTTCCTTAAGAAGCTAAAGAGATAATTGATGGAGGTTATTACTTGGAAGGAATTATGGGCGTCTTGTTGGGTACATTAGGTCTGTTTTATCCATTACTTCTAGCATCAGTCATTACTTTTGTCTATGCACTTATAAAACGTTCTTGGATTTGGATGTTGATAAGTGC from Paenisporosarcina sp. FSL H8-0542 encodes:
- the megL gene encoding methionine gamma-lyase yields the protein MENKKMKKETAVVHKGFDTSIHHDSLSVPLYQTSTFAFSTAEQGEKRFAGEEVGNIYSRLGNPTVRVLEERMAELENGQSALAFGSGMAAVSAVLIHVTKTEDHILCSRGIYGCTFGLLEMMNEKYNISHSFSSMSSEQEIEAAIRPETVCLYVETPINPTMEIVDLELVGRVARKHGLKVIVDNTFSSPYLQNPIDFGADYVLHSATKYINGHGDVIAGLLVGKDAEDMMNLRMTVQKDVGGIISPFDAWLIIRGLKTLHVRMDRHSDNASKLLSFFKSSPIVNEIYYPFDPDHPQYEIAKKQMKAGSGLISFTIHGGKEVAQYLMNSLKLIKIAVSLGDAETLIQHPATMTHSVIPEMEREKMGITHSLLRLSVGLEHSDDLIEDLQQAFAKVETHFTQSLQK
- the rpsD gene encoding 30S ribosomal protein S4 is translated as MARYTGPAWKLSRRLGLSLSGTGKELEKRPYAPGQHGPNQRKKISEYGLQLQEKQKLRHMYGVNERQFRTLFDKAAKMPGKSGENFMILLETRLDNVVYRLGLARTRRGARQLVNHGHVMVDGKRVDIPSFRLKAGQEISLREKSQNLDIVNESMEVNNFVPEYLSFDADKKVGQFVRLPERSELSAEINESLIVEFYSR
- a CDS encoding alpha/beta hydrolase — its product is MERRYSKELLDKLVEREETIMLKGVEVLVKNLPDSDEKGAMDPRLYKDMKNQLFLMKYMPKFLMKMDISPKGIKRLRKMFNGIKSNPIVQKNIEIEHRHVTGEDGNQIPIRIYTSETMRKNAPVLYFIHGGGFFGGSPDVVEEFVKLIVENTDILAVSVDYRLAPENPYPAGHKDCYSTLQWIYNNAESLGGVRGNIFVAGDSAGGNLTQYCTTRDMEDGLGMVKGQLLLYPTVNMAGIEDEYYKWSIDEYEMSPKHRSGIKTMLDMFGSLESLGNILGTTEIDNEYLTPYKRNPKGLPPTFITVGEHDYLKVESLAYAVKLAKAGVETKTVLYKGLGHAYADNVGVYPQSEDCAIEMGKFILENSK